In one Candidatus Nanopelagicus limnes genomic region, the following are encoded:
- the rplA gene encoding 50S ribosomal protein L1 translates to MKRSKKYKAAAEKIKLDNLYMPGEAMQLVKETSTVKYDATVDVALFLGVDPKKADQAIRSTVNLPHGTGKTARVLVFAGGERAEEARAAGADIVGADELIDEVAKGRLDYDAVVSTPELMGKVGRLGKVLGPRGLMPNPKTGTVTTNVAKAVTDIKGGKIEFRVDKNSNLHFVIGKTSFTAQQLAENYAAAIEEVMRAKPSSSKGRFIKSATISSTMSPGIKLDTSVARDGGAQIQ, encoded by the coding sequence ATGAAGCGAAGTAAGAAATATAAGGCCGCTGCAGAAAAGATTAAATTAGATAATCTTTATATGCCAGGTGAGGCAATGCAGTTGGTTAAAGAGACTTCAACTGTTAAATACGATGCAACTGTTGATGTTGCACTATTTCTAGGTGTGGATCCAAAGAAAGCTGATCAAGCGATCCGCTCCACTGTAAACCTGCCACATGGAACTGGTAAGACTGCCAGAGTTTTAGTTTTCGCAGGTGGCGAGCGCGCTGAAGAAGCACGCGCAGCCGGTGCTGACATTGTTGGCGCAGATGAATTAATTGATGAAGTTGCTAAGGGTCGTCTTGATTACGACGCAGTAGTTTCAACACCTGAATTAATGGGAAAGGTTGGCCGACTTGGAAAAGTTCTTGGACCTCGCGGTTTAATGCCAAACCCAAAGACTGGAACGGTAACTACCAATGTTGCCAAAGCTGTTACTGATATTAAGGGTGGAAAGATTGAGTTCCGCGTTGATAAGAATTCAAACCTTCACTTTGTAATTGGCAAGACTTCATTTACTGCTCAGCAATTAGCTGAGAACTATGCAGCCGCAATTGAAGAGGTAATGCGAGCAAAGCCATCTTCATCAAAGGGACGATTTATTAAGTCAGCCACTATCTCTTCCACGATGAGCCCAGGTATCAAGCTAGATACCTCAGTTGCTCGTGATGGTGGAGCCCAGATCCAATAA
- the rplK gene encoding 50S ribosomal protein L11 — translation MAPKKKVTALIKLQIQAGAATPAPPVGPALGQHGVNIMDFVKAYNAATESQKGNIIPVEITVFEDRSFTFITKTPPASRLILKAAGIEKGSAIPHKDKVANLTKSQVEDIAKQKMVDLNANDLEMASRIIAGTARSMGITVSN, via the coding sequence ATGGCACCAAAGAAGAAGGTAACCGCACTTATTAAGTTGCAGATTCAGGCTGGAGCTGCAACACCAGCACCACCGGTTGGTCCTGCTTTGGGTCAGCATGGTGTGAACATCATGGACTTCGTTAAAGCGTATAACGCAGCAACTGAGAGTCAAAAAGGAAACATCATCCCAGTTGAAATCACAGTTTTCGAAGATCGTTCATTTACATTTATTACAAAAACTCCACCAGCATCACGTTTGATTTTAAAGGCTGCTGGAATTGAAAAGGGATCTGCAATCCCTCACAAAGATAAGGTTGCTAATCTAACTAAGTCACAAGTTGAAGATATCGCCAAGCAAAAGATGGTGGATCTAAATGCTAATGACTTGGAGATGGCATCTCGAATTATTGCCGGTACTGCTCGTTCGATGGGTATTACTGTCTCTAACTAA
- the rplJ gene encoding 50S ribosomal protein L10, translating to MATPDKTAAVAEIVEDFRTANATVLTEYRGLSVGLMKQLRRSLGVKNKYSVVKNTLTKIAAKEAGVDLDPALLAGPSAVAFIKGDPIDAAKALRDFAKENPLLIIKGGIFDGKAVTTAEIMQLANLESREVLLAKIAGAMKASMSKAARTFDALRIKMEAGAPAPVAAEVIAEAVVEAPVAQDATPEVVAEAAPAAESTEN from the coding sequence ATGGCAACCCCAGATAAGACAGCTGCTGTGGCAGAGATCGTTGAAGATTTCCGCACCGCAAATGCAACTGTGCTGACTGAGTACCGCGGTCTTTCCGTTGGTTTAATGAAGCAACTACGTAGATCACTTGGCGTAAAAAACAAGTATTCAGTAGTAAAGAACACCCTGACAAAAATTGCTGCAAAAGAGGCGGGCGTTGATTTAGATCCAGCATTACTTGCTGGCCCATCTGCTGTTGCATTTATCAAGGGTGATCCAATTGATGCTGCTAAAGCATTACGTGATTTTGCTAAAGAGAATCCACTTCTAATTATTAAGGGTGGAATCTTTGACGGCAAGGCAGTAACAACTGCTGAGATTATGCAACTTGCTAATCTTGAATCTCGCGAGGTTCTCCTTGCCAAGATTGCTGGTGCTATGAAGGCATCAATGTCTAAGGCAGCTCGAACATTTGACGCACTTCGTATCAAGATGGAGGCCGGTGCACCCGCACCAGTTGCCGCCGAAGTTATTGCTGAAGCAGTTGTAGAAGCACCCGTTGCACAGGATGCAACACCAGAAGTTGTCGCCGAAGCAGCACCTGCTGCTGAAAGCACAGAAAACTAA
- the rplL gene encoding 50S ribosomal protein L7/L12: MAKLNTADLLGQFKDMSLVELTEFVKAFETEFDVTAAAPVAAAAAGGAAAGAADAAQDEFTIILEDAGSQKIAVIKEVRALNSSLGLKEAKDLVDATPATIMEKADKATADKAKAAFEAAGAKVTIK; the protein is encoded by the coding sequence ATGGCAAAGCTAAACACCGCAGATCTATTAGGTCAGTTCAAAGACATGTCTTTGGTTGAACTAACAGAGTTTGTTAAAGCATTTGAGACAGAGTTTGATGTAACAGCTGCTGCACCAGTTGCAGCTGCTGCTGCAGGTGGCGCTGCCGCCGGAGCTGCCGATGCTGCGCAAGATGAGTTCACCATCATCCTTGAGGATGCTGGTTCTCAGAAGATTGCAGTTATCAAAGAGGTTCGCGCACTTAACTCCAGCCTGGGTCTAAAAGAGGCCAAGGATCTAGTTGATGCCACCCCAGCAACCATTATGGAAAAGGCTGATAAGGCAACCGCCGATAAGGCAAAGGCTGCGTTTGAGGCTGCTGGCGCAAAGGTCACAATCAAGTAA
- the rpoB gene encoding DNA-directed RNA polymerase subunit beta, with protein sequence MAASKTKSHAPRRVSFAKIREPLEVPNLLSLQLESIDWLLGNEAWRARLTDAEKSHRGEVPKQSGLEEIFEEISPIEDFQGSMSLSFRDHRFEPPKYTIAECKERDITYAAPLFLTAEFTNNITGEIKSQTVFMGDFPLMTPRGTFVINGTERVVVSQIVRSPGVYFERTIEKTSDKDIFTTKIIPSRGAWLEFEVDKKDMVGVRIDRKRKQSVTVFLKALGWSSAQILEQFGEFESIKLTLEKDNVETQDEALLDIYRKLRPGEPPTKEAAQNLIENLYFNPKRYDLAKVGRFKINKKLGLELDLSRGLLTIEDIVGTIKYLVALHRGDALMEYGKEVRVETDDIDHFGNRRLRTVGELIQNQVRTGLSRMERVVRERMTTQDVEAITPQTLINIRPVVASIKEFFGTSQLSQFMDQTNPLSGMTHKRRLSALGPGGLSRERAGFEVRDVHPSHYGRMCPIETPEGPNIGLIGSLATYARVTPFGFIETPYRKVLDGKVSDRIDYLTADEEDEHIIAQANAPLTEDNHFAEPRVLVRRRGGEVENIQASEVDYMDVSPRQMVSVATAMIPFLEHDDANRALMGANMMRQAVPLVRAEAPLVGTGMEFRAAVDAGDVLLARKSGVVTEVNSDQVLVKNDDGSTETYFVEKFVRSNQGTSRNQKVVVSVGEKIEAGAVVADGASTEMGEMALGKNLLVAFMSWEGHNYEDAIILSQRLVQDDVLTSIHIEEYEVDARDTKLGAEEITRDIPNVSEEVLADLDERGIIRVGADVVPGDILVGKVTPKGETELTPEERLLRAIFGEKAREVRDTSLKVPHGESGKVIGVSIQDSEEGFELAAGVNQVVRVYVAQKRKIQDGDKLAGRHGNKGVISKILPVEDMPFLEDGTPVDVVLNPLGVPGRMNVGQVLETHLGWVAKSGWKLEGNEDWQKSLRANGHAEAPANTKVATPVFDGTKEEELSGLLGSTLPNKDGMRLIGADGKAQLFDGRTGEPYKQMISVGYMYILKLHHLVDDKIHARSTGPYSMITQQPLGGKAQFGGQRFGEMEVWALEAYGAAYTLQELLTIKSDDVLGRVKVYEAIVKGENIPEPGIPESFKVLVKEMQSLCLNVEVLSSEGVAIEMRDTDEEVFRTAEELGINLSRVEPSSVEEV encoded by the coding sequence TTGGCCGCTTCAAAAACTAAATCTCATGCTCCACGTCGTGTTTCATTCGCAAAGATTCGTGAACCACTTGAGGTTCCAAATCTGCTTTCACTTCAATTAGAAAGCATTGATTGGTTACTAGGTAACGAAGCATGGCGCGCTCGCCTAACCGATGCTGAAAAATCACATCGCGGTGAAGTGCCAAAACAATCTGGACTTGAAGAAATTTTTGAAGAGATCTCACCAATTGAGGATTTCCAAGGATCGATGTCACTTTCATTCCGTGACCACCGATTTGAACCACCTAAATACACAATCGCTGAGTGCAAAGAACGCGATATTACTTATGCAGCTCCACTTTTCTTAACCGCTGAGTTCACTAACAACATCACTGGTGAAATTAAATCTCAAACTGTTTTCATGGGCGACTTCCCACTGATGACACCACGCGGAACTTTCGTAATCAACGGAACTGAGCGCGTTGTTGTTTCACAGATCGTTCGCTCACCTGGTGTTTACTTTGAGCGCACAATTGAAAAAACATCTGATAAAGATATTTTCACTACAAAAATTATTCCAAGCCGTGGTGCTTGGCTTGAGTTTGAAGTTGATAAAAAAGATATGGTCGGTGTTCGTATCGATCGTAAGCGTAAACAATCTGTAACTGTATTTTTAAAAGCTCTTGGTTGGAGCAGCGCACAAATTCTTGAGCAATTTGGTGAGTTTGAATCAATCAAATTAACTTTAGAAAAAGACAATGTTGAAACACAAGATGAGGCGTTGTTAGATATTTATCGCAAGCTTCGTCCAGGTGAGCCACCAACTAAAGAGGCTGCACAAAACTTAATTGAAAACCTTTATTTCAATCCAAAGCGATATGACTTAGCAAAGGTTGGTCGATTTAAGATTAATAAGAAGCTTGGTTTGGAGTTAGATCTAAGCCGCGGCCTATTAACAATTGAAGACATTGTTGGAACAATCAAGTACTTAGTGGCCCTTCATCGCGGAGATGCTTTGATGGAGTACGGCAAAGAGGTTCGTGTTGAAACTGATGACATTGACCATTTTGGTAACCGTCGTCTACGTACCGTTGGTGAGTTAATTCAAAATCAGGTTCGTACCGGTCTTTCTCGTATGGAACGTGTTGTTCGTGAGCGCATGACCACCCAAGATGTTGAAGCAATTACCCCACAAACTCTGATCAATATCCGTCCAGTTGTTGCATCAATCAAAGAGTTCTTTGGTACATCACAACTTTCTCAATTCATGGATCAAACAAATCCACTTTCAGGTATGACACACAAGCGTCGTCTATCTGCCCTTGGGCCTGGTGGTCTATCTCGTGAACGAGCTGGCTTTGAAGTTCGAGATGTTCACCCATCTCACTATGGACGTATGTGTCCGATTGAAACACCAGAAGGTCCAAACATTGGTTTGATTGGATCTCTTGCAACGTATGCTCGTGTTACACCATTTGGTTTTATTGAAACTCCTTATCGCAAGGTTTTAGATGGCAAGGTTTCAGATCGCATTGATTACTTAACTGCTGATGAAGAAGATGAGCACATTATTGCCCAGGCAAATGCGCCGTTAACTGAAGATAATCACTTCGCTGAGCCACGCGTATTAGTACGTCGTCGTGGTGGTGAGGTTGAAAACATTCAAGCATCTGAAGTTGATTACATGGATGTTTCACCACGTCAGATGGTTTCAGTTGCAACTGCAATGATTCCATTCTTAGAGCATGATGATGCTAACCGTGCGCTGATGGGTGCAAACATGATGCGCCAAGCTGTGCCATTAGTAAGAGCTGAAGCACCATTAGTTGGAACTGGTATGGAGTTTCGTGCCGCAGTTGATGCTGGCGATGTATTACTTGCCCGCAAATCAGGTGTGGTAACTGAGGTTAACTCTGATCAAGTACTTGTTAAAAACGATGATGGCTCAACTGAAACTTACTTTGTTGAAAAGTTTGTTCGCTCAAACCAAGGAACTAGCCGAAACCAAAAGGTTGTTGTCTCCGTTGGCGAGAAGATTGAAGCCGGCGCAGTAGTTGCAGATGGTGCAAGTACTGAGATGGGCGAAATGGCATTGGGTAAGAATCTACTTGTGGCATTTATGTCATGGGAAGGTCATAACTATGAGGATGCGATCATCCTTTCCCAACGTCTAGTTCAAGATGATGTGCTTACCTCAATTCATATTGAAGAGTATGAAGTTGATGCACGCGATACCAAGTTGGGTGCTGAGGAAATCACTCGTGATATTCCAAATGTTTCTGAAGAGGTATTAGCAGATCTTGATGAGCGCGGAATTATTCGCGTTGGCGCAGATGTTGTGCCTGGCGATATTTTGGTTGGAAAAGTAACACCTAAGGGTGAAACTGAATTAACACCGGAAGAGCGTTTACTTCGCGCAATCTTTGGTGAGAAGGCTCGTGAAGTTCGCGATACATCTCTTAAGGTTCCACACGGTGAATCTGGCAAGGTAATCGGCGTAAGCATTCAAGATTCTGAAGAGGGATTTGAATTAGCAGCTGGTGTTAACCAGGTAGTTCGTGTTTATGTTGCACAAAAGCGCAAAATTCAAGATGGTGACAAGCTTGCTGGCCGGCACGGCAACAAGGGTGTTATTTCAAAGATTTTGCCAGTTGAAGATATGCCTTTCTTAGAAGATGGCACACCAGTTGATGTTGTACTAAATCCACTTGGTGTTCCAGGACGTATGAATGTTGGTCAGGTATTAGAGACTCACTTAGGTTGGGTTGCTAAATCTGGATGGAAATTAGAAGGAAATGAAGATTGGCAAAAATCATTACGTGCTAATGGTCACGCCGAAGCGCCAGCAAATACCAAGGTGGCAACACCAGTATTTGATGGAACTAAGGAAGAAGAGTTATCAGGACTGCTTGGTTCAACTCTGCCAAACAAAGATGGCATGCGTTTAATTGGTGCAGATGGTAAGGCTCAATTATTTGATGGCCGCACTGGTGAGCCATACAAGCAAATGATCTCTGTTGGTTACATGTACATCTTAAAGCTGCACCATTTAGTAGATGACAAGATCCATGCTCGTTCAACCGGTCCTTACTCAATGATTACGCAACAACCGTTGGGCGGAAAAGCTCAGTTCGGTGGTCAGCGCTTTGGTGAGATGGAAGTTTGGGCGTTGGAAGCATATGGCGCCGCTTACACACTGCAAGAGTTGTTAACTATTAAATCTGATGACGTGTTAGGTCGCGTAAAGGTTTATGAGGCAATTGTTAAGGGTGAAAATATTCCAGAGCCAGGTATTCCTGAATCATTCAAGGTTCTGGTTAAGGAAATGCAATCACTTTGTTTAAATGTTGAAGTACTTTCTTCAGAAGGTGTAGCGATTGAAATGCGCGACACTGATGAAGAGGTATTTAGGACCGCCGAGGAGTTAGGTATCAACTTATCCCGAGTTGAGCCAAGCTCTGTAGAAGAAGTGTGA